The following are from one region of the Mustela lutreola isolate mMusLut2 chromosome 7, mMusLut2.pri, whole genome shotgun sequence genome:
- the PNMA1 gene encoding paraneoplastic antigen Ma1: MAMTLLEDWCRGMDVNSQRALLVWGIPVNCDEAEIEETLQAAMPQVPYRVLGRMFWREENAKAALLELTGAVDYAAIPREMPGKGGVWKVVFKPPTSDAEFLERLHLFLAREGWTVQDVARVLGFQNPAPAPGPDMPAEMLNYILDNVIQPLVESIWYKKLTLFSGRDIPGPGEETFDPWLEHTHEVLEEWQVSDLEKRRRLMESLRGPAADVIRILKTNNPSITTAECLKALEQVFGSVESSRDAQVRFLNTYQNPGEKLSAYVIRLEPLLQKVVEKGAIDKDNVNQARLEQVIAGANHSGAIRRQLWLTGAGEGPAPNLFQLLVQIREEEAKEEEEEAEVALLQLGLEGHF, encoded by the coding sequence ATGGCGATGACACTGTTGGAAGACTGGTGCAGAGGGATGGATGTGAACTCCCAGAGAGCCCTGCTGGTCTGGGGGATCCCAGTGAACTGTGATGAGGCTGAAATCGAGGAGACCCTCCAGGCTGCGATGCCTCAGGTGCCCTATCGAGTGCTTGGGAGAATGTTTTGGAGGGAAGAGAATGCGAAAGCAGCCTTGTTAGAGCTCACTGGCGCTGTCGATTACGCCGCGATCCCCAGGGAGATGCCGGGGAAAGGAGGGGTCTGGAAAGTGGTCTTTAAACCCCCGACTTCCGATGCTGAGTTTTTAGAAAGGTTGCACCTCTTCCTGGCGAGAGAGGGGTGGACCGTGCAAGATGTTGCCCGCGTCCTTGGCTTTCAGAACCCCGCTCCCGCCCCAGGCCCAGATATGCCTGCAGAGATGCTAAACTATATTTTGGATAACGTTATTCAGCCTCTTGTTGAGTCCATATGGTACAAGAAGCTGACGCTCTTCTCGGGGAGGGACATCCCGGGGCCCGGGGAGGAGACCTTTGATCCCTGGCTGGAACACACTCATGAGGTTTTAGAGGAGTGGCAGGTGTCTGATTTAGAAAAGAGGCGGCGATTGATGGAGAGTCTTAGAGGCCCTGCCGCTGATGTCATCCGCATCCTCAAGACTAACAACCCTTCCATAACCACTGCCGAATGCCTGAAGGCACTCGAGCAGGTGTTTGGCAGCGTGGAGAGCTCTAGGGATGCGCAGGTCAGATTTCTGAACACTTACCAGAACCCGGGAGAGAAGTTGTCTGCCTATGTCATTCGTCTGGAGCCTCTTCTGCAGAAGGTGGTGGAGAAAGGGGCCATAGATAAGGATAACGTGAACCAGGCCCGCCTGGAACAGGTCATTGCAGGGGCCAACCACAGCGGGGCCATCCGAAGGCAGCTGTGGCTGacgggggctggggaagggcctGCCCCTAACCTCTTCCAGCTGCTGGTGCAGATCCGGGAGGAGGAggccaaggaggaggaggaggaggctgaggttgCCCTCCTGCAGTTAGGCCTGGAGGGGCACTTCTGA